In Candidatus Caldatribacterium sp., the DNA window CAAGACACGCAATGGGACGAGCACCGCTCCCCAGAATGTCCCGAATGATTCCTCCAATACCCGTTGCGGCACCCTGCTTTGGTTCAACCTGGGAAGGGTGGTTATGGCTTTCCATCTTAAAGACGACGGCCATACCATCGTACACTATGCCTCCCGCATCCTCCCCCACAAGGACCTCAAAACGCCCTTCTCGAGGAAGGAGCTCAAGCCATCTCTTGGAGTGAAGGTATCCGCAGTGCTCTGACCACTCCACCGAAAACATGGCTATTTCTGTGGGTGTAGGCGTTCGGCCGAGAATGGCAAGGATGCGCTCGTACTCTTCTTTCCGAAGACCAAGTTCCCGTGCTACTCTCTCAAGGTCTGTAGCCTGCATTTTGCCCTTTCCTCCAGCCACGCAGCAATAGAGAGGAAAATTTTTCGACCGTCAGTCGATCCAAGGAGTTCCTCGCAAGCCCTCTCCGGATGGGGCATCATGCCCATGACTCGAAAATCGGAAGAGGCAATTCCTGCAACATTCCCCACTGAACCATTCGGGTTGTACCTTTCGTCCACCTCTCCTGAAGGTCCACAGTACCGGAAAAGGATCTGTCCCCTTTCTTCGAGCCTTTTGAGCTCTTCCTGAGGGAGAAAGAAGTTTCCCTGGTAATGGGCAACAGGAACGCGAAGGACCTCCCCGGGGGTACAGAGGTATGTAAAGGGGGTGTTCGCGTTTTCGACCCTAAGGTGGACGTACCGGCAGATGAACCGCCCATTCCGGTTTGGCAAGAGGGCACCTCTCAAAAGGCCACTCTCAAGGAGAATCTGGAAGCCGTTGCAGATGCCAACAACAATTCCCCCCTGGGATACAAAATCCCGGATGGCCTCCATAATAGGGGAAAAACGAGCAATGGCACCGGCGCGGAGGTAATCCCCATAGCTGAAACCTCCAGGGAGGACCACATAGTCGCATCCCTGGAGGTCCGAATCTCCGTGCCAGAGGAACACAACGTCCTGCTTCAGGACATCCCTCAGAGCATAGAAACAATCGTAGTCACAGTTTGACCCTGGGAAAACGACAACACCAAAGCGCATTACCGGTACTCCTCGACCTCGAAAGTGTACTGTTCAATAACCGGATTGGCAAGAAGCTGGTCACACATCCTCTGGATTCTCTCTTTTGCCTCCTCTTTTGTTGCCGCCTCAAGGATAATTTTGAAGTACTTTCCGGTTTCCACCTCCTCAACCTCCCGGTAGGCAAGAGCATGGAGAGC includes these proteins:
- the purQ gene encoding phosphoribosylformylglycinamidine synthase subunit PurQ encodes the protein MRFGVVVFPGSNCDYDCFYALRDVLKQDVVFLWHGDSDLQGCDYVVLPGGFSYGDYLRAGAIARFSPIMEAIRDFVSQGGIVVGICNGFQILLESGLLRGALLPNRNGRFICRYVHLRVENANTPFTYLCTPGEVLRVPVAHYQGNFFLPQEELKRLEERGQILFRYCGPSGEVDERYNPNGSVGNVAGIASSDFRVMGMMPHPERACEELLGSTDGRKIFLSIAAWLEERAKCRLQTLRE
- the purS gene encoding phosphoribosylformylglycinamidine synthase subunit PurS, translating into MKYCGKVVVTLKPGVFDPQGTTIRNALHALAYREVEEVETGKYFKIILEAATKEEAKERIQRMCDQLLANPVIEQYTFEVEEYR